GGTTTTAACCGTAGCCACGCCTATGCTTATTCAGCCTTAGCCTTTCAAATGGCTTATTTCAAGAGTCACTATACGGATGTCTTTTTTGATGTCATGCTCAATCATTCTAGCAGTGCTTATATTGAAGATGCGATGCAGTTTGACTTTGAGGTGGCTCGACTCACGATTAACAATATTCCTTATCACGATAAGTTTGATAAAAGTAAGGTATACCTAGGATTAAAAACACTAAAAGGTTTGCCTAAAGATTTAGCTTTATGGATATTGGATCATCGTCCCTATAAGTCTGTAGAAGATTTTATTTTGCGCTTGCCAGATAATTTCAAGAAAAAAGATTTACTGATCCCTCTTATTCAGATTGGTTTATTTGATGATTTTGACGCCAATCGTAAAAAGATTATTGAAAATCTAGACAATCTCTTTGTCTTTGCAGAGGCGATTGGTACATTTTTTGCAGAGGAGAGTTATAGTTGGACAGATGTAGAAGATTACAGTGACAGCGAAAAATTTATGCTAGAGCAGGAATTGCTAGGTGTTGGTATTAGTCCGCATCCTTTAGTCACTATTTGTCGAGAGTCTAAGCGTAGTTTTACAGATTTGGCAGATTTAGCGGTTGGCAATCGAGCGACCGTTCTTGTGCAGATTCAAGCTATTCGATTGATTCGTACCAAAAAGACTGGGGAGCAGATGGCATTTCTTCGAGTGACAGATACCAAGGGGACGCTTGACGTGACTCTTTTCCCAGAATCTTATCGCCAATATGCTTCTATTTTGGAAGAAGGGGAAATGGGCTACATCACAGGTAGAGTGCAAGAGCGCGATGGACAGTTGCAATTGGTTCTAGAAAAATTAGAGCCTGTCAGTTTGGAGAAATTTTGGATTCTTTTGGAAAATCGAGAACACGATTATGCCGTTGCTCGTATTTTGGATAAATATAGAGGAAGCATTCCAGTAGTACTTCATTATCAAGATAGTAATCAGACAATTCAGGCTGAGCATCACATGGTTATGAAAACGCCTCAATTAGAAGAAGAGTTAAGTGAATTTGTTATGAAAACGATTTTTCGATAAAAAAATAGCAAAAAGTCAAGCAAGTTTAGGTTAAGTATGTTATAATAGGGCAGTTAAAATGAAAAGTTAAAGGAGCATTAACGAATGAAACGTATTGCTGTTTTGACCAGTGGTGGTGATGCCCCTGGTATGAACGCTGCTATTCGTGCAGTTGTTCGCCAAGCAATTTCAGAAGGAATGGAAGTTTATGGAATCAACGAAGGTTACGCAGGTATGGTTGCGGGTGATATCCATGAATTGTCTGCACGTTCTGTAGGTGATGTTATTTCACGTGGAGGAACATTCCTTGGTTCAGCTCGTTATCCAGAATTTGCCAAATTAGAAGGGCAACTTAAAGGGATTGAGCAATTGAAAAAACATGGTATCGAAGGTGTAGTTGTTATCGGTGGTGATGGTTCTTACCACGGAGCGATGCGCTTGACAGAGCATGGTTTCCCAGCTATTGGTGTACCTGGTACAATTGATAATGATATCGTGGGTACAGATTTTACAATCGGTTTTGATACAGCTGTAACAACTGCTATGGATGCGATTGATAAAATCCGCGACACTTCATCAAGTCACCGTCGTACTTTCGTCATTGAAGTAATGGGACGTCATGCAGGTGATATCGCTCTTTGGGCTGGTATTGCTTCTGGTGCAGATGTTATTGTTGTTCCAGAAGAAGACTTCAATATCAACGATGTTGTTGACCGTATTAAAGCGGGCTACGACAATGGTAAGAAACATAGCATCATTGTTTTGGCTGAAGGTGTTATGCCAGCTGCACAGTTTGCTGAAGAATTGAAAGCAGCAGGCGATACAAGTGATCTTCGTGTGACAGAACTTGGTCATATCCAACGTGGTGGTTCTCCAACAGCGCGTGATCGTGTACTCGCTTCTCGTATGGGTGCTCATGCCGTTAAATTGCTTAAAGAAGGCCGTGGAGGTCTTGCAGTAGGTATCCGTAACGAGCAAATGGTTGAAAATCCAATTCTTGGAACTGCAGAAGAAGGTGCATTGTTCAGCTTGACTGCTGACGGTAAGATTGTGGTTAATAATCCGCATAAAGCAGATTTGGAATTGGCTGATTTGAACCGTAATTTGTCAATCTAGGCATCGTTGTTTTAAAGTGTTAATTAAGGGTCATAAGACCATTGAAATAAAAGGAGTTTTGTTAAGATGAACAAACGTGTTAAAATTGTTGCAACCCTTGGTCCAGCGGTAGAAATCCGCGGTGGTAAAAAATTCGGTGACGATGGTTACTGGGGTGAAAAATTGGATGTTGAGGCATCAGCACAGAAAATCGCTGCTTTGATTACAGAAGGCGCTAATGTTTTCCGTTTCAACTTCTCACACGGTGACCACCAAGAGCAAGGTGACCGTATGGCAACAGTTCGTCGTGCAGAAGAAATCGCTGGCAAAAAAGTAGGTTTCTTGTTGGATACAAAAGGTCCAGAAATCCGTACAGAATTGTTTGAAGATGATGCAAAAGAATATGCATATACAACTGGTGACAAATTGCGTGTTGCTACAAAACAAGGTATCAAATCTACCAAAGAAGTGATTGCTTTGAACGTTGCAGGTGGTTTGGATGTCTTTGACGATGTTGAAGTTGGTAAACAAATCCTTGTTGACGACGGTAAACTTGGCTTGACTGTTGTTGAAAAAGATGCTGTAAACCGTGAATTTGTTGTTTTGGTTGAAAACGATGGCGTTATCGCAAAACAAAAAGGTGTGAACATTCCTTACACTAAAATTCCTTTCCCAGCTCTTGCAGAGCGTGATAACGCAGATATCCGATTCGGTCTTGAGCAAGGTTTGAACTTCATTGCCATCTCATTTGTACGTACTGCAAAAGATGTAGAAGTTGTTCGTAACATCTGTAAAGAAACTGGTAACGATCACGTTCAATTGTTTGCGAAAATCGAAAACCAACAAGGTATCGACAACATCGACGAAATCATCGAAGCAGCAGATGGTATCATGATTGCTCGTGGTGACATGGGTATCGAAGTACCATTTGAAATGGTTCCAGTTTACCAAAAAATGATTATCACTAAAGTGAATGCAGCTGGTAAAGCAGTTATCACAGCAACAAACATGTTGGAAACAATGACTGAAAAACCACGTGCAACTCGTTCAGAAGTATCAGACGTATTCAACGCAGTTATCGATGGTACTGACGCAACAATGCTTTCAGGTGAGTCTGCAAACGGTAAATATCCAGTTGAATCAGTTCGTACAATGGCAACTATTGCTAAAAACGCACAAACTCTTCTTAACGAATACGGTCGTTTGAACTCTGATCACTTTAACCGTGCATCTAAAACAGAAGTTATTGCATCTGCAGTAAAAGATGCTTGTCACTCAATGAACATCAAGTTGGTTGTAACAGTTACTGAAACTGGTTACTCAGCTCGTTCAATCTCTAAATACCGTCCAGATGCTGACATCTTGGCAGTAACATTTACTGAGAAAGTACAAAAATCATTGATGCTTAACTGGGGTGTTATCCCAGTTGTAACAAAACGTCCAGATTCAACTGACGATATGTTTGATTTGGCTGAACGTATTGCCAAAGAGCAAGGTCTTGTTGAAGCAGGAGATGATATTGTTATCGTTGCTGGTGTGCCTGTAGGTGTTGCAGGTTCAACAAACACTATGCGTGTTCGTACAGTAAAATAATCAAAAAGGTCCTCTTGGACCTTTTTGTTGTGATTATGGAAATAGACTATGAATTTCTTTCAAACGCTTGTTTATAAATATTTTCTTGGGGGATGTGGAAATAAAAATAAGTCGTAAATAGAATAGTTTATTCAAATTTTTGATGATAAACGGAGGAAAGATGAACATTCAAGAACGATTTTCTTTGAGAAAATCAGCGGTTGGCTTGGTCTCAGTCTCTTTGCTATGTGCTATTCATACATCCACTGTTGCTGCAGATACAGTTGTTACAGGAGTGAATGAAATAATTGAAGAATCACAAGTCAAGGATGAGGCATCTATTGAATCAGAAAAAAATGAATCCCTAGATGGTTCTAATCTTGAAATTGTAGAGGAAATAGCAGACAACATCCCATCACCTGTTATCGCTGAAGGAGAAATAGCTGTAGAGATGAAAGTTGACGGAGGGACCGAGAATGTAGTTTCTAGAAATGATACAGAAGTTACGACGAGTGAGCAAAATCAGATAGAGGTTGCTGAGACAAAAGAAATTTTGAATCAGACCAGTTATCAAACGGAGAGTGGCGAGCAACGACAAATTATATGGGCTCATGGAATTACTCCTCCTGCAATGGAACAAAGCGGTGGTTTTGTAAAGGAAAAGTATGGAGACTATTTAAACTATACAGCACCATTTGAGGCAGGAAAAGGCTATTATGATACCAATAAAAGTCTCAATGCTTCATTTATTGACCTTAACCTATGTTTTGCGGCCGTGTCTTCCAACATGGTACATTGGTGGTTGGAACAGAATAGTTCCTATGTTGAGCGATATCTCAAAGAGAAAAATGGTACAGTAAATGTTGGGGAAAACTATGCAATAACGGACTTACGTCGCTATATTGATTCGTTCCAGGATCAGCAAAATAGTCGAGTCTTTGATATGTTCAAAACTTACTACGGTTATCGTACAAATGGTTTTGTGTCAGATGCCTTAGTTGACTTGTTTATTAACGGATATAAACCTAAGGTACAGGGTGGTGTCAATCTGGAAGATAGCCAGTTAGTACCAGATAGTAGGGGTGGCTTTTTCTACGACGTTTTCAAAGAGAAAAAACTGACAAATCGTATTTTCAGTGGTAGCTATGAGCGTTTTGGTGAGGATGTTCGAA
This region of Streptococcus suis genomic DNA includes:
- the pfkA gene encoding 6-phosphofructokinase, producing MKRIAVLTSGGDAPGMNAAIRAVVRQAISEGMEVYGINEGYAGMVAGDIHELSARSVGDVISRGGTFLGSARYPEFAKLEGQLKGIEQLKKHGIEGVVVIGGDGSYHGAMRLTEHGFPAIGVPGTIDNDIVGTDFTIGFDTAVTTAMDAIDKIRDTSSSHRRTFVIEVMGRHAGDIALWAGIASGADVIVVPEEDFNINDVVDRIKAGYDNGKKHSIIVLAEGVMPAAQFAEELKAAGDTSDLRVTELGHIQRGGSPTARDRVLASRMGAHAVKLLKEGRGGLAVGIRNEQMVENPILGTAEEGALFSLTADGKIVVNNPHKADLELADLNRNLSI
- the pyk gene encoding pyruvate kinase, translating into MNKRVKIVATLGPAVEIRGGKKFGDDGYWGEKLDVEASAQKIAALITEGANVFRFNFSHGDHQEQGDRMATVRRAEEIAGKKVGFLLDTKGPEIRTELFEDDAKEYAYTTGDKLRVATKQGIKSTKEVIALNVAGGLDVFDDVEVGKQILVDDGKLGLTVVEKDAVNREFVVLVENDGVIAKQKGVNIPYTKIPFPALAERDNADIRFGLEQGLNFIAISFVRTAKDVEVVRNICKETGNDHVQLFAKIENQQGIDNIDEIIEAADGIMIARGDMGIEVPFEMVPVYQKMIITKVNAAGKAVITATNMLETMTEKPRATRSEVSDVFNAVIDGTDATMLSGESANGKYPVESVRTMATIAKNAQTLLNEYGRLNSDHFNRASKTEVIASAVKDACHSMNIKLVVTVTETGYSARSISKYRPDADILAVTFTEKVQKSLMLNWGVIPVVTKRPDSTDDMFDLAERIAKEQGLVEAGDDIVIVAGVPVGVAGSTNTMRVRTVK